The following proteins are co-located in the Colletotrichum lupini chromosome 4, complete sequence genome:
- a CDS encoding FAD dependent oxidoreductase superfamily — protein sequence MSSTVILGSGIIGLSIAYYLADHQPGSTIHLVDPSPELFASASGYAGGFLARDWFSPDSASLGALSFDEHRTLAEEHGGREKWGWSTSTTFSHAAAPVKKGKKDAGWLQDGGSRAEVVEAVENPSNGPPWLRREHGDDVQIIGDPETTGQVDPLRLCHFLLEECKSAGVRVHHPATVLSIHTDLRDELSSVRIGETTSSTETDVPCTRLIIAAGAWSPRVFSQLFPGTSLQVPISSLAGYSLVVKPKPSPPESSSGNVKATTACHAIFSTDGAGFSPELFSRGGGNVYVAGLNSPSTPLPSLPGQAPISAEAIAKLKSAATRIITNSNDSGTDLEVVREGLCFRPVTDSGAPILTRIPDDQLGGVATRTGAEGGVFLAAGYGPWGISLSLGTGKVMAELMQGRKLSADISRLGLTTYHGFDDGDDDQAAMTSLRWKRRLLQNFLGKYFCPRSLERNGSKS from the exons ATGAGCTCAACCGTAATACTTGGTTCTGGCATTATCGGCCTATCAATCGCATATTACCTAGCAGACCATCAACCAGGCTCGACAATCCACCTCGTTGACCCTTCACCAGAGCTGTTCGCCTCAGCTTCAGGCTATGCAGGCGGCTTCCTCGCAAGAGACTGGTTTTCACCTGATTCAGCCTCCCTCGGAGCGCTGAGCTTTGACGAGCACAGGACGCTCGCCGAAGAGCATGGTGGCAGAGAGAAATGGGGATGGTCCACGAGCACCACATTCAGTCACGCAGCAGCACCCGTAAAGAAGGGCAAGAAAGATGCTGGCTGGTTACAGGACGGCGGTAGCAGAGCAGAGGTCGTCGAAGCCGTCGAGAATCCAAGTAATGGGCCACCGTGGTTGAGGAGGGAGCATGGCGATGACGTGCAGATCATCGGGGATCCAGAAACCACGGGCCAAGT GGATCCCCTCCGCCTATGCCACTTCCTTCTCGAAGAGTGCAAATCTGCCGGCGTTCGCGTCCACCACCCGGCCACAGTCCTCTCCATCCACACCGACCTCCGCGATGAGCTCTCATCAGTCAGGATAGGAGAAACGACATCCTCCACAGAGACAGACGTCCCTTGCACCCGCCTCATCATCGCAGCCGGCGCCTGGTCACCTCGCGTCTTCTCACAGCTGTTTCCCGGCACATCATTACAGGTGCCCATCTCCAGCCTCGCGGGGTACTCGCTCGTCGTGAAGCCAAAGCCTAGCCCCCCAGAATCGAGCTCTGGGAACGTCAAGGCTACGACAGCCTGCCACGCCATATTCAGCACCGACGGCGCCGGCTTTTCGCCGGAGCTATTCTCGCGGGGCGGAGGCAACGTCTACGTTGCCGGCCTGAACTCGCCATCCACCCCTCTCCCATCTCTACCAGGCCAAGCGCCTATCTCCGCTGAAGCCATCGCCAAGCTCAAGAGCGCGGCGACGCGCATCATCACGAACAGCAACGACAGCGGAACGGATCTGGAAGTCGTCCGAGAAGGTCTCTGTTTCCGCCCGGTGACGGACTCAGGCGCTCCCATCCTGACCCGGATCCCGGACGACCAGCTCGGGGGCGTCGCGACGCGCACCGGAGCCGAGGGCGGTGTATTTCTCGCGGCGGGATATGGGCCTTGGGGCATCAGTCTGAGTCTCGGGACGGGCAAGGTGATGGCGGAGCTTATGCAAGGGCGAAAGCTGAGCGCCGATATATCAAGGCTTGGCCTGAC AACCTATCATGGATTCGATGATGGTGATGATGACCAGGCGGCAATGACATCTCTTAGGTGGAAAAGGAGGCTCCTCCAGAATTTCCTTGGAAAATACTTCTGCCCAAGGTCCCTCGAGCGCAATGGCTCCAAGTCCTAA
- a CDS encoding short-chain dehydrogenase, with amino-acid sequence MRAQAQADQSSRPRQPDKIRTLNGPRPAPRHKGRNSKSATLHRNGASLPVNLHVAESFSTCPACCIPFLDHKSEINLGTATKLNFASLAKQTIAHNMSSKVIIVTGASRGIGLAIAQHLIKESHKVVLAARSKDQLEALKAAHPGQVEYVAGDLGDLKTIPKIAEAAVKAFGKIDGLVINHGVLEPVTRIADSSIEEWKKAYDINVFSGLALVQSSLSGLRKSKGCVLWVSSGAATGAYAAWGAYGTSKAAMNHLSAYLAVEEPDITSIAMSPGRVNTAMQKVIRDTGAGHMADKDHTSFVSAFDRGELFKPEQPGSVMARFVVKPQHDLSGKYFKWQAGELSAYHDAEISMEYVSSSLANLYRRNWKEILAFAAYLELEIYGHDMTLSGTQVLKPCDSAVQYLELSIVAGAFGHSSESIELVAFPFGRKVIHHYEGSYSSRGGIFRRRTAVPSLNGIRLWCKKCAPPRRDQAVTEPSLCGSVAPASSRPTKSAISLPNQIARPPRHRVFFTTNYQFPYKSTVDTRISRLFPAVSHLCQGQSLILVEKQTKSTTFLNLANFSSFIDTVVSYHNHASTLLRPCACLVFTAGPTKRHAHSLQEHPNPTDALSVSCDGLIALPHNQHVVQCNDDLSLPKATVQKIVTEILPPSAGVAFAKEARDLLIECCVEFITLISSEANEISEKEAKKTIACDHITKALEQLGFADYVPAVLEAAAEHKEVQKGREKKANKFQNSQIPLEELERMQREAFEDAANRHA; translated from the exons ATGAGAGCTCAAGCTCAAGCAGACCAGAGCTCTCGACCCCGCCAACCTGATAAGATAAGGACACTCAATGGTCCACGCCCCGCTCCACGGCACAAGGGCAGAAACAGCAAGAGCGCTACGCTGCATCGGAATGGCGCAAGCCTCCCGGTCAATCTTCACGTTGCAGAGTCATTTTCTACTTGTCCCGCTTGCTGCATCCCTTTCCTTGATCATAAGTCGGAAATAAACCTGGGAACAGCCACCAAACTCAACTTTGCATCTCTCGCAAAGCAGACCATAGCACACAATATGTCCTCCAAGGTGATTATCGTGACCGGAGCCAGCCGAGGCATTGGTCTTGCCATCGCCCAGCACCTCATCAAGGAATCCCACAAGGTTGTCTTGGCGGCGAGGTCCAAGGATCAGTTGGAGGCTCTGAAGGCTGCTCATCCCGGACAGGTCGAGTATGTTGCCGGAGACTTGGGGGATCTCAAG ACAATCCCAAAGATCGCCGAGGCTGCAGTCAAGGCCTTTGGCAAGATTGATGGACTTGTCATCAACCACGGCGTCCTGGAGCCCGTCACCCGCATAGCAGACTCTTCAATCGAGGAATGGAAAAAGGCATACGACATCAACGTGTTTAGTGGGCTCGCATTG GTCCAATCATCTCTGTCCGGGCTGCGCAAGTCCAAGGGCTGCGTCCTCTGGGTGTCATCCGGCGCAGCCACTGGCGCATACGCCGCATGGGGAGCCTACGGGACTTCCAAGGCCGCCATGAACCACCTCTCTGCATACTTGGCAGTAGAGGAACCTGACATCACCAGCATCGCCATGAGCCCAGGCCGCGTCAACACAGCCATGCAAAAGGTCATCCGCGACACAGGAGCCGGGCACATGGCCGACAAGGACCACACCTCTTTCGTATCTGCTTTCGACAGGGGAGAGCTGTTCAAGCCTGAGCAGCCCGGCAGCGTCATGGCGCGGTTCGTCGTCAAGCCTCAGCACGACCTTTCGGGCAAGTACTTCAAGTGGCAAGCCGGAGAGCTTTCAGCGTATCATGATGCGGA GATTAGCATGGAATATGTTTCATCATCACTGGCAAACCTTTACAGGCGAAATTGGAAAGAAATTCTCGCGTTTGCGGCTTACCTTGAACTGGAGATCTACGGGCATGATATG ACATTGTCTGGCACCCAGGTTCTCAAGCCGTGCGACTCGGCTGTTCAGTATCTAGAGTTGTCCATCGTTGCTGGCGCATTCGGCCATAGCAGTGAATCGATTGAATTGGTA GCGTTTCCGTTTGGCAGGAAGGTCATTCACCACTATGAGGGGAGTTATTCCTC CCGCGGAGGTATCTTTCGCCGGCGCACCGCTGTCCCGTCCCTGAATGGAATTCGACTGTGGTGTAAAAAGTGCGCCCCACCAAGGCGGGACCAGGCAGTGACTGAGCCTTCACTCTGTGGCTCAGTGGCCCCTGCTTCCTCAAG ACCTACAAAGTCGGCGATTAGCCTACCTAATCAAATTGCACGTCCACCCCGCCACCGCGTCTTCTTCACCACCAACTACCAATTTCCGTATAAGTCAACAGTCGACACAAGAATATCACGACTCTTTCCTGCAGTCTCTCATCTCTGCCAAGGCCAAAGCCTAATACTTGTTGAAAAGCAAACAAAATCGACCACGTTTCTCAATCTAGCCAACTTTTCCAGTTTCATCGACACCGTCGTCTCATACCACAACCAT GCTTCTACTTTGCTCCGCCCGTGTGCCTGCCTGGTCTTCACTGCCGGGCCTACAAAGCGACATGCGCATTCTCTGCAAGAGCACCCCAACCCTACCGATG CTTTGTCTGTATCATGCGACGGTCTCATTGCACTTCCTCACAACCAACATGTCGTTCAGT GCAACGATGACTTGTCCTTGCCCAAGG CCACCGTCCAAAAGATCGTCACCGAGATTCTGCCGCCCTCAGCTGGCGTTGCCTTCGCCAAGGAGGCTCGTGACCTGCTTATTGAGTGCTGCGTCGAGTTCATCACCCTTATCTCCTCGGAAGCCAACGAGATCTCAGAGAAGGAGGCAAAGAAGACCATCGCGTGCGACCACATCACCAAGGCCCTCGAGCAACTGGGTTTCGCAGACTACGTCCCGGCCGTGCTAGAGGCCGCCGCAGAGCACAAAGAAGTGCAAAAG GGCCGTGAAAAGAAGGCAAACAAGTTCCAAAACAGCCAGATTCCCCTCGAGGAGTTGGAGAGAATGCAGAGAGAGGCATTCGAAGATGCCGCCAACCGCCACGCTTAA
- a CDS encoding PRP38 family protein gives MSKPDLVYADERRFLDERGSSASLAPNGENPATIMEKAVRERIIDSYFYKEQCFAVNEADIVDRVVEHVTFIGGTSGVTQKPTPFLCLAFKLLQLAPSDEVLETYLRFGGDKFKYLRALACFYVRMTRKAKDVYLLLEPFLEDRRKLRRKGRAGTSLTFMDDFVDDLLTKTRVCATSFRELPKRVDLVDLGELEERISPLGDIDELLDDEEENGEENAGENGADESEGEVAEDRSAAGEPMDVFDLTPPDLEGACCAGDENGSE, from the exons ATGAGCAAACCCGACCTCGTCTACGCCGACGAGCGGCGCTTCCTCGACGAACGCGGCTCCTCGGCCTCCCTAGCCCCCAACGGCGAGAACCCGGCGACAATCATGGAAAAGGCGGTCCGCGAGCGCATCATCGACTCTTACTTCTACAAAGAGCAGTGCTTCGCCGTCAACGAGGCCGACATTGTGGACCGCGTCGTGGAGCACGTCACGTTTATAGGCGGCACCTCGGGCGTCACGCAGAAGCCCACGCCGTTCCTGTGCCTCGCCTTCAAGCTGCTGCAGCTCGCGCCGTCGGACGAGGTGCTGGAGACGTACCTGAGGTTCGGCGGGGACAAGTTCAAGTACCTGCGCGCGCTGGCGTGTTTCTACGTGCGCATGACGAGGAAGGCGAAGGATGTGTACCTTTTACTGGAGCCGTTCTTGGAGGATCGGAGGAAGTTGAGGAGGAAGGGGAGGGCGGGGACGAGTTTGACGTTTATGGATGACTTTGTGGATGATTTGTTGACCAAGACGAGGGTGTGCGCGACGAGTTTCAGGGAGTTGCCTAAAAGGGTTGACTTGGTGGATTTGGGCGAGCTTGAGGAGAGGATTAGTCCATTGGGCGATATTGACGAGCTCCTGGATGATGAGGAAGAGAATGGGGAGGAGAATGCGGGAGAGAATGGGGCGGACGAGTCGGAAGGGGAGGTGGCGGAGGATAGGAGTGCTGCTGGGGAGCCGATGGATGTG tttgacctgacccCCCCCGACCTAGAGGGCGCCTGCTGTGCTGGTGACGAGAATGGAAGTGAGTAG
- a CDS encoding parasitic phase-specific protein PSP-1, translating to MQIICITIAPVFFSAAIYVTLSQTINFLDRSISRFPPRLYYWTFIPIDIVSLILQAVGGAMSSVSTTKEAADRGVKISLAGLVLQVVSLAAFCGLFGDYMIAYNRSKTRPLMSRRLVVFLTFLSLGTMFVLLRCVYRIVELHEGYFSHWFRDETLFIALESAVMVLAVFSLLVGHPGLVFNKKERERLDANNALNPESSEGGGSNDKPDNNAVTDGSDTSVKDPAPAAAREKSALSASV from the exons ATGCAAATCA TTTGTATTACAATAGCTCCGGTCTTCTTCTCTGCCGCCATTTATGTGACACTTTCTCAGAC CATCAACTTCCTCGATCGATCGATTTCCCGATTTCCACCTCGCCTCTACTACTGGACATTCATCCCGATAGACATTGTCTCCTTGATTCTCCAGGCTGTAGGAGGCGCGATGTCCTCCGTCAGCACGACGAAGGAGGCTGCGGACCGAGGCGTCAAAATTTCACTCGCTGGACTTGTGTTACAAGTTGTCTCGCTTGCGGCGTTCTGCGGACTTTTTGGAGACTACATGATCGCTTACAATCGATCGAAAACTCGTCCTCTGATGAGTAGGAGACTCGTGGTCTTCCTAACTTTCCTGAGCCTTGGTACCATGTTTGTACTGCTGCGTTGTGTCTATCGAATCGTGGAGCTGCATGAGGGCTACTTCAGTCACTGGTTCCGAGACGAAACACTGTTTATCGCGTTAGAGTCAGC CGTTATGGTTCTAGCCGTTTTTTCTTTGTTAGTCGGACACCCGGGACTTGTATTCAATAAGAAGGAGAGAGAAAGACTTGACGCAAACAATGCGCTCAATCCAGAGTCAAGCGAGGGCGGTGGTAGCAATGATAAACCCGACAACAACGCGGTCACAGATGGGAGCGATACTTCAGTCAAAGATCCGGCGCCAGCAGCAGCTAGAGAGAAGTCAGCCTTGTCCGCAAGCGTCTAG